The genomic stretch AGAACCCTTTCTGATCATATCAGAACCTTTAGGAATTTATGGAATTGGTAAGTGAGGGTGAGATGAGAAGTCTGGTGAACATCAATACTTAACGGAAGAGCAAAAGGCTTAATAGAAGACATCGAACAGCACTGGCTTGAGAGATAAGACGAGGAACAAGAGAGGGGAATGATTTaaggggcagagaaaggcagagaaaggcagagaaagacctAGCAATCTTTCAGATTGGTGCACAGAAACCTCCCATTCAAAACACTCCTTCAGTGTAAATGTTGTACTCTCTCCAGAGTTTCTCTCCTAAGATATAAATATCCCCAGTAGGACAGAAAATTGAGCCACTGGTATCTGAGTGAACAAAAGGCTGGGTGAGAGCACTTTGGAAAGGGAACGGGGataaagtgggggggggggggggttggagagGAGTGCTGTTCAAAGATACCATTTGTCCATTTCCAATTTCTGTCAAACTGTCGTGAGCAATAGTGTCTAGGCAGAGTATGTTGAGATGTCATTGGCTTACCTTTAATTTTGAAAGTTATAATAGGTCACATGGAACATTTTACATTTCAATAAGTAAAACAAACACCAGGTCAGGAGGCAAGTTCTTTAAACTTGGGACAATCTGGTCTGGCTGGGTGACTGAAGTGTAAATATAAACTTATGGATCATCAGCTACACCTAGTGGCCAAGCTGTGAAAAGAACGAAtgttttattgtaatattttaacATGGTTCTTCAGCTACTTCACCTTTACATAGTCAATAATTGTTTCTTGGGGAGTTCTGTATTATAGTGCAGTTTCCTCTGTATAACTATTTTCAATGACTCTGTTTGTCATCGAGCTAAATAATTTATTCTCCAAACGGGAGGAATGCGGTGGTATAAAGCAGAAAGAGATGGTGTGTTGGGAAGGtggggaaaaggaaatgaaagggcACAGTGGCTCAGTTTTTTGCCTTACCCGCTTGATAACTCTGAAGTATGAACTTACGGTGTTTAGCACCTGCTAGGTTCCTGTACTTTAACTTTATATAAAGGAttgtcttttccagaaaagaaataacaatggtagtgatgatgatggtggtccAGGAAGAGTTGTTTGAAGGAAAGAGAGCCCAAATATTTATTCTGCATCTGAGATTTATGAGGTTGCAAAAATGAAATTAACCTGTAAGAAAATGGAGCAGAACCTAAATGAAGAATTGATCAAATTGTTTTCAGAACATAATATATATACTTCAACCACTGCATCAGCCAAGAATGTTACATAGTCACCTGTGTCTTTGCAAGTGGTAATTTTTTTGGCATTTGCTTACAGTTTGAGAAATCCCAGTAGCCAACTCTAGTGTTTCTTATGGCAGTGAAGGGAGACATGTATAGAGATGATTCCAACCATTGAAGAGTTGACTTGACTGGCAATACACCTGTGGCACATCCTCAGACTCACATTTATCTTGGAAAAAGAATGGCAAGGAATGATGCAAAGATTTTGAAGGGGTTTTATGACATTATATTGCAGTtttccagaggaagaaaatgatagGAATTGGTTTATGTTTCCTTCATGAGAATCTGAATACAGGAtatattatttaaacatatatctTCATTTTACTGATGGAGAAACTTGAGCCAACAGTGATTAAATTACCCAGCTATTTAATTGAAGACTAAGACTACAACCCATGGTTTTTACTCCTGTTGTACTATTCtttctattataattattaatggaAAAGTTTTCTGTTCCCAAAGAAGACCAAAGCAAAGGAAGTGGGCTTATACCTACATCAAGAAAGTTTAGATAGATTGAGGAAGCTTATGTAACTGTAAAAGAACtaaatactatattttctttattttgagatgtgtctattttttgcATGCTAATATTCTGAAATCACCCTAACTCTTACAATGTTAAATCATAGTTGCTTCCAGGCAGTGTGTCAAGTCGTGAGGTGGTTCTGTTTACGTGGAAGAATTTAGCCATTGACGTTCTCATTTAGTAGGTTATGGAATTGGCAAGGCTAAGGTGTTGCCTTAATTTGCAAAAGAAACTTTTAATTCGCAATGTGTAAttcaatcaagaaataaaaaaacaaaatcaaactttAAATCGCTGGTACTATTTCATTTGGCTGGAGGTGTGAACGTGGTGACGCTGTTTAGAAGGAATGGGGCAGACTCACCATCTAAGCTACCCTTACACTGTCAGGGCCAAAGTTAATTTAGAAGAATCTTTAGACTGGATGTGAAAAATACAGACCCAAATGTTGTGAATCCCAAAAAGAAATAGTATGTAACTACGTGTATTTCCAGGTCTCAGTTATGTTAGTATACTTCATCATTTGTGTATTTCTAATGTAGTGCTTTTATTTCTCCCCCTGAAGCACGTTATTAAATTGACTGATGAGCTTCCAGTTGTGACATCCAAGAATAAGAGGAATTTGGTTTACAACGGTAGTGTTATGTACCAAAAGCAAGATCTGGAAAACCACTCTGGACTACCAGCTGTATTGGCCTTGAGTAATTTACTTCCTCTGTAAAAAACAGTTTCCTTACCTAATATTGGAATAGTGACGTGAACCTTGCAggaatattgtgagaattaaataaaactctGCATATAAAGTGCCTACCACCTTGCCTATCACATAGTAGATGTTCAGCAAAGTCAGCTCAGTCATGGGAACTCAGTTAACAAAATGATTTGTCAAGTAGTGCTCGCTGAAGGGTGAATTTCTCCGATTTGGTAAAAATCATGTAGCCTAAACAGTGTTTCTCACCATTTTAGTCTATGCCCCATCGGttgataaagtttttaaaaagtcctactgggatacctgggtggctcagccgttgagcttctgccttcagctcaggtcatgatcctgggatctgggatgagtcccactttgggatgcctgcatggagcctgcttctccatgaagcctgcttctccctctgcctatgtctctgaatctctctcgctgtgtctctcatgaataaataaataaatctttttttttaaagtcctactgaaataatatgtatttaaacatgTTTCCAAATACATAATAGTGTGGGATCTGTTTTTTCAAGTTACTCCCTATACCTTCTCCCCCATTCTGATCTGCCTCCTAGAGGGGTGGCCCCACCTAGCTGAGAATCTTTGCCTTAAAGCATGGTGGCAGACAGGGATCTAAGAAAcatttggatatttattttaggTTCATATTAGGGGCATAGCAGTTCAATCATTTTTGACCTACCGGCTCCATTGTCCATATATTTGCTAAATACATATGGTAAAGAGAAGAAATATGGAACTAGCCATCATTTTGCATCCAGGATCTTCCTTTCAATAGTTATTCAAAATCAATGTAACGGGGCAATGTTTACAAGGTGACCTAAAGATTATTATGTACAACTTAAGTGCTATGTGTTTGCCCGCATGAAGATATTGTCATGAAGCAAAgggagaacaacaacaaaaaagggtgGGTTACCAGAAATTTTAAAGTTCTGTGATCCAGCTAGTTAAAGAACCTACAAGGCTGAATTTTCTATCAGTCCCTAGggagacacaaaaagaaaaggctgCAATAGCCCTGATCACATTTCCTCTACTCTAGCATCCTGTCCCCTACAAGTGTTCATAAAATAATATCACACCCTAGGGTTGGCTGACCTCTGACAACTTTTTTTCTGGTATTGTGCCCGTTTGACTTTTACTCAAGCCTAATtcttgctccccccacccccccagctttCTAGAATAGACCAGCAGGATTCTCTAGCACTATTAACTTTTCAAAAGCCACTCGCCTCTTTGCATATCTCCTGCAAGGCTTACCGCACTAACCTACCCTTGCCACAGGCTCCTTTGGAGTCAGAATCCCTTGTCGGCTTTGTTCAGCAGCCTAAAATGTGCACATTGGTGAGACCGCGGGAAAGTTCCAGGAATCCTGTGAACCACTGTTCTCACCCACGTTGTTCCCTGCCTCACTAATCTTTCAGATTAGTTCAGCCTAATGAAAACCAACAACATATAAAGCCATAATACTACTCATCGTTTGCCTTGTGTCTGCTTTAGTTCACTCTGTGTGTCTCGGTTTAACCAAGCAGAATTCTCAAAAAGCACCACCCACCGGCTCCTGGGGCTGTCTCTGACATCGGTTAATGCTCATGTGGGGGAAAGAAGTAGCTGATAAGGATCCAGGCACTAAGGAAACCATCATCTCTTCCTAGATCGCATGGAAGGTGTTGGTTGATGCTCTTTTCCCAAGGACCAACGTGGATTCAGTTCCAACTCAGTAGCAACCCCGATTACtcttagcttttcttttattatgttcCCCCATAGCAAAATACTCTGGAAAATCACACCAGCAACTCTTAGAATATTTTCAGTTCATTATTTAGCATTCCTCGTGAATTTAAGTTCTCCAACGAGGggggaaaatgtctttatttcagaTGCCTtacaatctttcaaaaatatatgtgaatCTTATTTACTATACAGCAAACTACAACTATTTATGAACAGTACAAGTATTTGATAGAGAAAtatccttatatttctttttccaatttaaatTATAAGTTTGGCTACCAGACAAAACAGAATCATTTCTCTCCTAGCTGGGTAAAAATAGGTCAAGTAATTTAAGCCAGTCCATGGCAATTAAAATTCTGACATTGCCATTGTTTCTTCTATTCTGGGGGGAAAAGACAAACAGAACACATGATAATAGGGGTTCATTGGCTAAGTCACTTGGTGTGCTACCTATTGTTCTCTTGCTTCAACCTGCCTGGGAGCTCTGATTCTGATGATAGTGGTACAGTACCAAAATGATAAATACCATCTCTGAAGCTGTGTAATACCTCTTTTGTGCTAACAAAACAATACGGTTGGAGAGGAGAAAATTGCCAATGGCTTGGGTCCTAAATTCCTtgaattctaaatttatttattttttggagacaATGTTATCTGCCAagcttattttaaagtaaattttactGAATCAATTAGACAGCAACACTCATTCTCATTAAACATCCTGTGGCCCTTTCACAAGATTAGAGCCTGTGGCTTGGTCACATTCCAACACAGATAACTGCATTCTGCATTCCTAGATATGGCTCTCCACCTTTCCAAACCCTTACCATCAGACCCATTATTATTTGCACTTGTCCCAAATCAACAGTTCTGTTGTGAGGGTGCAGAGTATCAGCTTCAGCTGACAGGCTAAAGCACTGCTCACTAtacttttattaaagaaaattcctTAACCAGTGCATATTTTGAAATGTGAGGCAAATCTCAATTATGTACATTTCCTTGTAAGTTAAGTAAAAGCCTCTTATTTTCATAAAGGGAGTTTACTTAGGATTCTTCTTTGCTAAAAAAATTTGTTGCTCAGATATGTGCTGTTTgcttcaagaaagaaaatgaagcattCAGAAAtggtaaacaaacaaatagagCAACAAAAAACCCCTCTTGAGCAAATGGTTTTCCTTTGACCTTCTAAATAAATTCCACAAGGGGGCGAAAACACCTAATAGTCTGGGACTACAAAGTTTATATTACAAAGCCGGCCACCCATAATAGATTAGTGGATTAATATTTTGCTCTAAAGGATCTGGCCTTTAATGTTGACATCAATTTATAGCTATCCCAGGCATTTACAGTAGTAAAAGTCATGGAGACCATAAACTTCACAATAGATGTCAGCCTTCTGGTACTAGTGCTCTAGCCTAGCACCCCATAAACAGTGGTGATTAGGTAACTGTCCTTCAAAGACGCATCCATAGTTGTAACGGCTTTATCAGCTCCAGCAAAAACCCGGCCCCAGGATTTTAGCAGCcacaaggcagagggacaagttTTTATCAATGTGTTATTTTTCTGACATGTTCTATGATGTTCTTGCTTATCATTGATCTCATCTCGAAAAATCAAGCGTGGAGTGTCTATTTGTGTGCAAAGCTTAAAGAACAGAAGCTCTCTTGTACCATATTAGAACTTTTTGAAAAACAGCCAAGGTACAGAGGTCAAATTTCCCCATATGCTATAAGCAACTTAGTAGGAAGCAAGACCACAAAAGGTTTTGCAAATGTCCGCCAGTAGCCCGGTGATCTAGGTCACTGTACAGGTTTCATTAATCAGGTTGTTCAAACAAGGAGTTATTTTCCTCTGCTTAAGAGACCTGCAGATATCACATAGAATCTGCTCAATTGTTGATCAAGAGAGAGTTTTAATGAAATAGATCATTCAAATgaatgtggggtgggggaggcttgTATTTGCACTGAGGAGAAATCGTGCTTTTAAACCAGCTCCTCTGTTTGAGTCCTCTGTTCTGGTAGAGATGGGCTCAGGATCTAATAATAGTTCCTTGGGCTCTGCATCTCCACATACGTGTTCCGGTGTTAGAGCAGCAGGAGGAATTTAGTGACAGAGCAGGTGTTGTGGCTTATTTCCTGGCAGAATAAATGGTGAAGGGTGGTGGCAAGACTATTCTTCTGCGTCTTTCtttatgcaaaaaacaaaaacaaaaacaaaacaacaacaacaaaaaaaacaatgcctccaaaagctttcctttttttcctggcacaagtgaaaaagaacaagaattgCTGTATTAATATGTATGCAAACATATTTTTTCACTTGAGCCTCTGGGgccgggagggggtgggggggaaggaaagaaaaacttactGTGAAAATGCTTAGCCAGAAAGATTTACTGCTGATTGCAGATTTAGTATTGACATATTTTAGCTGAAGAAAACTTCAGCTTGAACTATTAATGTGGGAAATCTggatgggtttttaaaaatggggtgAAGAGTttgaaatgattttgttttcagagaaattatttatttagaacatAATTTTGAATAAGAAAGTGTCAATTATAGAGGTATAAAAAGCCCAGTGGAGTGTGCATCTTAATTTTAATGGCTTGCCTTGGAAATAGAATCATAGTGTAGGTGATCTGAATTATACTGAAATCAGCCTTTACGCCAGACTCACTGTAATTTAACACTTCtgtgtttccttctctgatttttttattatgaaatatggGATTTAAGATTAGAATCTAAGAGTCTAAATGAAATGCTCTTTTAAAGTATTAGTGTGATTTCCCTCAAACTCTATTTCTTTACTTCTCCAGTGGGTCAAATAtaaaagactgaatttttttcttgaatgtaGATGTATTGCTCCTACAAGCTAAGCTAAGGAAAACatgaaagggaaaacaaaactcCATCTTCAAACTGGGATAACTTGAGATGTTaacaatactttttcttttacttgattATATAAGGCAAAACTCGACACCTACTTAGCCATAATTATGTCTTCTTGATAACACGTTTaggtaaaattaaaacaatcttATCCCTATGTCCTTTGCACCCCTTTCCTGTAACAGAAAAGGCTCAGGAATTCTGGAAAATAGGGCATGCTTGAGAGGGAACATCTTGTGAAGACTGTAATTTGACCTTTGAATCAACCTCCCtgtgtaaattttaaatattatagaacaaaatagaaagcctCAAGGTGGAATTCTGGCCCCCTCTTCCTCTTAGGACTATAAACCAGTCAGAAGCTATTTCAGAGATTAAGCTAGAAAATGTGTGCCTCTCCTTAGGACTTTTGCTGAGAAATAAAATTCGTCACTAGAGATAAAGGTAGATTTATGTCCAATGCCATCCTCATCAATCTCCCAGTATATTATTCCCGGTCTCCCTTCATTTGTGTAGTTGAATCAGGTATAACCAGAAACACTTGGTTTTCCCCCTCCCAgactgtgaaaaaaatatatttggtgttACAGACCTTTCTAACTCTGGAGTACACTCGAATATGAtggcaattaagaaaaaaaaaatgctctttgaCAACTTTGCAGCTTCTGATTAAACCACACCAAGAGGCATGTTACAATGATAACAATGAAGCATTATGCCAATTATGTTAAATCCTGCTCTCCACTTAAGCTCATCATGACCTGTTTTAGTGTCCTGTAATTTATCCTTTGGAATGCTTACTCTCATCAATAAAGTGTTCAActtaaagaggaggaaaagaaaaaaaaaaagccaccaaaaGGAACAACCACCCCCCAAATGACTTCTAGAAAACGagtatttcttaactttttattgACATTggcaaattaaaatagaataaattaacaagtattttttcaaaaaaatgttttgtacAAAAATACTGTCAAAATTTCCTAAAAAGCTTTCAACACAgtagtatcttttcatgtactgaATATAACTATTAGCACAGTGTCAAAAATGTTgaagacagaaacaaaataaaaatctgtgaaatGTTTGCCACTGACGACATTCCACACCCTATTATTGTCTGTACatatgggggaggggggacagccAACTTGAAAGTGAACAGTATGACTTTTCCTGATCCAGAACGGTTTGGCCCACATCTGTTTAATCTTCCAGtttagcatattaaaaaaattagtctgtACTCAAAtgcatagttaaaaaaaatgaagcgAGATGGCAGAGTTTGTGCAGTAATATCTGCCCTTCAAAGTTCATGCAACCAACTAATGCAATTTTTCCTCTCACTCGTAAATCTGAATGCAGTTCAGTCATTTGAAACCATCTACAAAATCCACAAGATTAAGCAGTTTGCCAAGATTAATATCTAACAGTTGAGCACTGGAGAAAGTGAGGAAATAAGGAGtaaacacaaacaacaaaaaagaccaaGTTAGCTAGATTATTTCAACTACATAAGGGAGGTGAATGTCAAGGCTACAAAAACGAAacgaaaacagaaaaaaaaaaaaaaaaaaaaaagagtggcagCAAATTTCTTTTAAACCAATTTGTACAAGTTTATAGTTTTACTTTGTCTCCAAGTTCTCAAACCTTTCAAGATCTGAAAAGCGAGATACTGTGTCTAAgggaatgttttttttaattcacaccgaagttgggggtgggggcgggggtgtttGATTTCTTCTGGCCGGGGTGGATTCGAGCAAGTCAACAGCTTACTCTGCTGGGCTGCTGTTTGCACACGAAGTCCGTCATGAAATCAAACTCGTTCTGCCCCAGCCAGAGTTCGGGCAGCTCCTTGATGCGGTCCAAACCCATTTCTATCACTAAGGACATAAGCACTTCCTCGTCGATGAAATCAGTGTCTATGACATTGGGCGGCAGCATTGCAGCAGGGACGTGGGCCACGGAGGCGGGCATGttgccgccgctgccgccgccgccgttGCCGctgcccgcgccgccgcccgagGTGCCGCCGGAGCCGCCCGGGGTGCTGCCGCCGCCCGAGCCGCCGGGGGTGCTGCTGCCGCCGCTGTGCTTGGGGTTGCAATCTCGGAAGTGCTGGTTGGTCCCGTTCATCTGGTGGCCCGCAGCAGGGTGCAAATCCGGCATGTAGTGGTTGTGGGGGTAGGGGTGATGGTTGAAATACTGGTTGTTGAGCTTCTGCAGCTGCATGCTGGCCGGCAGGGAGCCTCCCTGGCTGGCCACCGGGGGGCCCATGAACTGGGAGTTGTTAAACCTGGCCGCGGGGGCCAGCGCGCTCGGGGGGTGCCCTCCGTTCACAGTCCCCGGCCCCATCGCGTGCCTGATGCCGCTCGTGGCGTTCATGCTGCCCGCGCCGTAGTGTATGTGCTCGCCCATCAGGGCGTTGAAGGCGtgctgcggctgctgctgctggtggtgatggGGGCTCGGGAACTGCCCCATGCCCATGCGATGGGCAGGGTGGTGGTGCAGCCCGTTGGTGCCGTCGGGGAAGCGCCCGTGGTTCATGGCCATCATATGGTCTGCCATTTCCAGTCCTGGAAGCGAAAAGGGCAGGCGGTTAGCACCCGCGCCACACGTGCCGCCCACCACGGCGCACCCCGCTCTTCCTCGCCtctgccccccaggctgcccgcaCGCACGTCGGCTGCGCAACCCCTCGCCACTCGCTCTCCCCGGGATCCGGCCGGGAGCCTGTGCAGCCGGGCCGGGCCCGCCACGGCGGGGGACCTGCCACCCACCCCAGGGCCGGGCGCCGAACAAACAGCCCCTTCCCCGGCGCTCGGGCGGGCGGACCCGGGCCCACACCCCCCTCTGCTCCCCGAAGTCGCCTCATAAAGGAAGTGCCCCGTAGCCCCGCCGCGAACTTCAGGCATTAAATCAGCCCTCCTCATCCTGTTGTTGCACATCCTGTTGTTATTCCCCAGCTCCGCCTCGCGCTCTTCCTCCGGGCAAACCCAGCCCTCGGAGGACGGGGCTGGCAGGCGCCCCAGCCAGCGTCGCCCGCCGCGCTTACCTTCCGTCTTGGCGATTTCTGCTCCAAAGACCGAGGGCGGGATCGTCGGGTCCAGGACCGGCTCAGCAGCACATAGAGGGGGCCTTCCCGGTGTGCAGGGCGCTCGCTGTCGCGACGTCGGCACCGAGGTCCTGCAGCGGCCGCTGGGGCAGAATCGGAGCCGTTCCCTTTGATTTCCCCTCCGCTGCCCTCACAGCTCGGTAAGGCCGCCCGGCAGCTGCCAACAATGAGCTGTGTTTCTTAGGGCTTTGGCCACAGTTAATATAAGGGTTTCAGGAAGGGCGGAGCGAGAGCCTCCCGGGCGGGCGGCGGCAAAACGCGGACTGCGGAGCCCCGGGCACGCCGGACCGGGTGGGCGAGCCGCGTCCCCGCGGCCGGAGGCACGTGCGCAGAGGCTGCGGGCCCGGGCGCCGCCTCGCTGCCGCGGGGCTGTGCTTTCTTCCCGCCGCACGCACGGGGGGCCCCGCGCGGCTGTGCCCGGGGCAGGGAGGAAGTGCCCCTGGACGCCCCCCAGCCCCGGCGCAGCGCCTGCCCTGCGAGGAGCGAGGAGCGAGGACAACCGCACCGCTCCCCTCTGGTCGgatcccccgcccccagctctcCCGCTCGGCTCTCCTAGCGATCTCAGGCGCCTTCTACGGGGAAAGGGGGTTCGCTCAGCGCCCCATTCCTCCACAGTGCCCTTCTGCCTCCCCGGCTTTGcaacacccgcccccccccccaaacacacgcacacacacacacgctcccGGGTTGCAAAGAATGGCTGTGTTTT from Canis aureus isolate CA01 chromosome 1, VMU_Caureus_v.1.0, whole genome shotgun sequence encodes the following:
- the CITED2 gene encoding cbp/p300-interacting transactivator 2 codes for the protein MADHMMAMNHGRFPDGTNGLHHHPAHRMGMGQFPSPHHHQQQQPQHAFNALMGEHIHYGAGSMNATSGIRHAMGPGTVNGGHPPSALAPAARFNNSQFMGPPVASQGGSLPASMQLQKLNNQYFNHHPYPHNHYMPDLHPAAGHQMNGTNQHFRDCNPKHSGGSSTPGGSGGGSTPGGSGGTSGGGAGSGNGGGGSGGNMPASVAHVPAAMLPPNVIDTDFIDEEVLMSLVIEMGLDRIKELPELWLGQNEFDFMTDFVCKQQPSRVSC